Proteins from a genomic interval of Zingiber officinale cultivar Zhangliang chromosome 2A, Zo_v1.1, whole genome shotgun sequence:
- the LOC122041944 gene encoding phytochromobilin:ferredoxin oxidoreductase, chloroplastic-like isoform X3: MLHTLSFHAPPKIRLIRSLTVEGNSGMQVLDFAVFPEPEFDLPIFCANFFATANLSIVVLDLNPLYDVTIDTAYKHKYYRELLPLGQKYFELLPWGGNITSESLRFFSPIVIWSRFSSSQFKYGVLYSAFMEYFKAWLVLMEQAVKETSAFQICRNCDAQHKYLTWRAEKDPGHPILKKLVGENLAKELLRDFLFHGVGSLGTKTFLDYFPEYNCADGTVNRKRSVMGKSYETRPWDTNGEFIGNGPG; this comes from the exons ATGCTCCATACACTTTCTTTTCATGCCCCTCCTAAAATTAGACTTATCAGAAGTTTGACAGTTGAAGGGAATTCCGGTATGCAG GTCCTTGATTTTGCTGTGTTTCCTGAACCAGAATTTGATCTTCCTATATTTTGTGCCAATTTTTTTGCTACTGCTAACTTGAGCATTGTCGTTTT GGATCTTAACCCACTTTATGATGTCACCATTGATACAGCTTACAAACATAAATACTATAGAGAGTTACTACCACTTGGCCAGAAATACTTTGAG CTTCTTCCATGGGGAGGTAATATTACGAGTGAATCTTTGAGATTCTTCTCACCAATTGTGATATGGTCAAGATTCAGTTCCAGCCAATTCAAGTATGGTGTTCTGTATTCTGCATTCATGGAATATTTTAAG GCATGGCTTGTGTTGATGGAACAAGCAGTAAAAGAAACATCTGCCTTTCAGATTTGTCGGAATTGTGATGCACAGCACAAATATCTTACATGGAGAGCAGAAAAG GACCCAGGACATCCGATATTGAAGAAATTGGTAGGCGAAAATCTTGCAAAG GAATTGCTGCGAGACTTTCTATTTCACGGAGTTGGTTCACTAGGTACAAAAACATTCTTGGACTACTTTCCAGAATACAATTGTGCAGATGGCACAGTGAATCGAAAGCGCAGCGTGATGGGGAAGTCTTATGAGACCCGTCCATGGGATACGAACGGAGAATTCATTGGAAATGGACCTGGATAA